Proteins encoded together in one Desulfovibrio sp. window:
- a CDS encoding acyl-CoA thioesterase has protein sequence MGAQTGGLSVIRPGEQFPEYDTWFELFVSYGETDAMGVVYYGNYPHWFERARGQFLRQRGLSYAEVERRGIMLPVRELGVRYLAPARYDDKILVHAGISQWGRASVTFVYQVFGPPEGTKLLCLGSTQHACVDASGRPTAVPAWLKEICQQ, from the coding sequence ATGGGCGCTCAAACAGGCGGGCTTTCAGTGATTCGCCCGGGCGAACAATTCCCGGAATACGACACCTGGTTCGAGCTGTTCGTATCCTATGGCGAAACGGACGCCATGGGCGTGGTGTACTACGGCAACTACCCCCACTGGTTCGAGCGGGCGCGCGGCCAGTTTTTGCGACAGCGAGGCCTGTCCTATGCTGAAGTGGAACGCCGGGGGATCATGCTTCCGGTGCGGGAACTGGGGGTGCGGTACCTGGCCCCAGCGCGCTACGATGACAAGATCCTGGTTCACGCCGGCATAAGCCAGTGGGGCCGGGCCTCGGTAACCTTCGTCTACCAGGTGTTCGGACCGCCGGAGGGCACGAAGCTCCTCTGCCTGGGAAGCACCCAGCACGCCTGCGTGGACGCTTCAGGACGGCCAACCGCCGTGCCGGCCTGGCTCAAGGAAATCTGCCAACAGTGA
- a CDS encoding cyclic nucleotide-binding domain-containing protein, which yields MSSSTDQKSADSACGYSDFLDIMRGLPLFSRVPLDVCKVLAYLCRAETFLPGDYLVRQGEHAESFYYLTCGRAEVSRQVDGAAVRVKDLGKGDSFGGLALILGGRSLYSVRAVEQTAVMMLSREKYLKTVQRFQQVEPALLQSLAEHLLAWEERFVTRHPSEFAALGQDFGLTLF from the coding sequence ATGAGCTCGTCCACGGACCAAAAATCGGCGGATAGCGCCTGCGGTTACAGCGATTTTCTGGACATCATGCGCGGCCTGCCCCTGTTCTCCAGGGTGCCGCTGGATGTGTGCAAGGTCCTGGCCTACCTTTGCCGGGCCGAAACCTTCCTGCCTGGGGACTATCTGGTCCGCCAGGGGGAGCACGCCGAATCGTTTTACTATCTGACCTGCGGACGGGCAGAAGTCTCGCGCCAAGTCGATGGCGCCGCAGTAAGGGTTAAGGACCTCGGCAAGGGGGATTCCTTCGGCGGCCTGGCTCTCATCCTTGGCGGCAGGAGCCTCTACTCGGTGCGCGCCGTGGAGCAGACTGCGGTGATGATGCTTAGCAGGGAGAAATACTTAAAAACCGTGCAGCGCTTCCAGCAGGTGGAGCCGGCATTGCTTCAATCCCTGGCCGAGCATCTTTTGGCCTGGGAGGAACGGTTTGTGACCCGCCATCCCTCCGAATTCGCGGCACTGGGTCAGGATTTCGGCCTGACGCTGTTCTAG
- a CDS encoding flagellar biosynthesis anti-sigma factor FlgM, whose protein sequence is MNHDKKLPDGNQADPPLESPEERARRVADIKRRVAQGKYLVNGREILYNMLKTAP, encoded by the coding sequence ATGAACCACGACAAGAAACTTCCCGACGGCAACCAAGCCGATCCCCCCTTGGAGTCACCCGAGGAGCGGGCTCGGCGTGTGGCCGACATCAAGCGTCGCGTGGCGCAGGGGAAGTACTTGGTGAATGGCCGGGAGATCCTCTACAACATGCTCAAAACGGCTCCCTGA
- the apgM gene encoding 2,3-bisphosphoglycerate-independent phosphoglycerate mutase: MRRKFLFLVADGMGGWPGELDAATAMEAANTPEMDAMAREGTVGLARTIPPGMPPGSDVANMALLGFDPTKHHTGRGPIEAAAQGLNLAEDDLVWRCNLVTVTRYASDGTMLDYSSGHITTEASRPLVEALDAYCAKCSDDFAPFRFFTGVQYRHLLVQRGAASLPEAGLPISPPHDITDRPIAQDIEAYRSSPLLWSLTRCAARFLESPANTTKANAIWPWGQGKALSLPGFENAFGLRGAVISAVDLIKGLGRAAGMTVIDVEGATGLLDTNYEGKVQAAIDFLKDGDFAFVHLEGPDECGHGGDAQGKAEALARFDSRVVAPLKQAFPDAVFLVTCDHLTPVAKRTHVDDPVPFVLFGRGIAANGALSFSEAQAQATGLSLEQGHLLLGWALKQAGFQ; the protein is encoded by the coding sequence ATGCGACGCAAATTTCTCTTTCTGGTTGCCGACGGCATGGGCGGCTGGCCCGGCGAGTTGGACGCAGCCACAGCCATGGAGGCAGCCAACACCCCCGAGATGGACGCCATGGCCCGTGAAGGCACCGTGGGGCTGGCACGTACGATCCCCCCGGGCATGCCCCCCGGCTCGGACGTTGCCAACATGGCCCTCCTGGGTTTCGATCCGACCAAGCACCATACCGGGCGTGGGCCCATCGAAGCCGCTGCCCAGGGTCTTAACTTGGCCGAGGACGACCTTGTCTGGCGCTGCAACCTGGTCACAGTCACCCGGTACGCTTCTGACGGCACCATGCTCGACTACTCGTCCGGGCATATAACAACCGAAGCGTCGCGCCCCCTTGTCGAAGCCTTGGACGCCTACTGCGCCAAATGCTCCGACGATTTCGCCCCGTTCCGTTTTTTCACAGGCGTTCAGTACCGCCATCTGCTGGTACAGCGCGGCGCGGCCTCCCTGCCCGAGGCCGGGCTTCCCATCAGCCCGCCGCACGACATAACCGACCGCCCCATTGCCCAGGATATTGAGGCCTACCGCTCATCGCCGCTGCTCTGGAGCCTCACGCGCTGCGCGGCCCGCTTTCTGGAAAGCCCGGCCAACACCACCAAAGCCAACGCCATCTGGCCCTGGGGCCAGGGCAAGGCACTTAGTCTGCCAGGTTTCGAAAACGCCTTTGGGCTCAGGGGCGCGGTGATCTCCGCGGTAGACCTCATAAAGGGGCTGGGGCGCGCGGCCGGCATGACCGTTATCGACGTGGAAGGAGCCACCGGGCTTCTGGACACCAACTATGAAGGCAAGGTCCAGGCCGCCATCGACTTCCTCAAAGATGGCGACTTCGCCTTCGTCCACCTGGAAGGCCCGGACGAATGCGGCCACGGCGGCGACGCGCAAGGCAAGGCGGAAGCCCTGGCCCGGTTCGATTCCAGGGTGGTCGCTCCCTTAAAGCAAGCCTTTCCGGACGCGGTGTTTCTTGTCACCTGCGACCACCTGACACCGGTGGCCAAGCGAACCCACGTGGACGATCCTGTACCCTTCGTGCTTTTCGGCCGGGGCATCGCCGCCAACGGGGCCCTTTCTTTCAGCGAGGCGCAGGCCCAGGCCACCGGCCTGTCCCTTGAACAAGGTCATCTGCTGCTCGGATGGGCGCTCAAACAGGCGGGCTTTCAGTGA
- a CDS encoding ferrous iron transport protein A — protein sequence MPTPRSIRHLKVGEKAQIDRITAEGELGRRIRDMGLVPGAEVEVVGRAPLKDPVAIRLKGFTLSLRNNEADFILISPPEAQS from the coding sequence ATGCCTACGCCACGCTCGATTCGCCACCTCAAGGTCGGCGAGAAGGCTCAAATCGACCGTATAACTGCTGAGGGAGAACTTGGCCGGCGCATCAGGGACATGGGGTTGGTGCCAGGTGCGGAAGTTGAGGTTGTGGGCAGGGCCCCCCTCAAGGACCCCGTGGCCATTCGCCTGAAAGGATTCACCTTGTCCTTGCGCAACAACGAAGCTGACTTCATTTTGATATCGCCTCCGGAGGCCCAGTCGTGA
- a CDS encoding transcriptional repressor, whose amino-acid sequence MQDAHVLFADYVAQQRLKMTPQRRHILDVFLGQEGHVTSEELYEKVKSSYKTIGQATVYRTLKLLSGAGIAKEVDFGDGVTRYERQHGNDHHDHLICEHCGKNVEVLDETIEKLQEEVANRHGFKLTRHKMYLYGICPTCRKKGRSAA is encoded by the coding sequence ATGCAAGACGCCCACGTCCTCTTCGCCGACTATGTAGCCCAACAGCGGCTCAAGATGACTCCGCAGAGACGGCACATTCTGGATGTCTTTCTCGGACAGGAGGGACATGTCACTTCCGAGGAACTCTACGAGAAGGTCAAGTCAAGTTACAAGACCATCGGTCAAGCTACCGTCTACCGGACGCTCAAGCTTCTCTCAGGGGCAGGCATCGCAAAGGAAGTCGATTTTGGCGACGGAGTGACCCGCTATGAGCGCCAGCACGGCAACGACCACCACGACCACCTTATCTGCGAGCATTGCGGAAAGAACGTGGAAGTCCTGGACGAGACCATCGAGAAGCTCCAGGAGGAAGTCGCCAACCGGCATGGATTCAAATTGACCCGCCACAAAATGTACCTCTACGGAATCTGCCCAACCTGCCGCAAGAAAGGCAGAAGCGCGGCCTGA
- a CDS encoding ferrous iron transport protein A has product MIPLNQCPRGSKVKIVTLCEDTRCRCRLCAMGLTPGVEAEVCEGGECCRLNVRGSVVCLGAGLAGHVMVTPV; this is encoded by the coding sequence ATGATCCCTCTGAACCAGTGCCCGCGCGGGAGCAAAGTGAAGATCGTCACGCTCTGCGAGGACACACGTTGTCGCTGCCGCCTGTGCGCCATGGGTCTTACGCCCGGGGTGGAGGCAGAGGTATGCGAGGGGGGAGAATGCTGCCGTCTGAACGTTCGCGGCAGCGTGGTGTGCCTTGGGGCCGGCCTGGCCGGTCACGTCATGGTTACGCCAGTCTGA
- a CDS encoding RNA polymerase sigma factor, with amino-acid sequence MIGVKSMNQSKRAQSKDAEDDAKTIRKVLDGDTQAFSVLVKRHQDYLFALLRRHLPVSEVAEAAQDSFVKAFEKLHQLRVPESFRAWLSSLALRRAIRYWRDVSGRREVSMDIGGQDDHDWLEAFMSEDSWHRHDELVRKREASSVVTWLLGHVKPEDRIALGLFYAGDHEITEIAEMLGWSVEKVKVRLHRARKLMAKVMQDESRRGGEL; translated from the coding sequence ATGATTGGCGTAAAAAGCATGAACCAGAGCAAGCGAGCGCAAAGCAAAGACGCCGAGGACGACGCCAAGACCATAAGGAAGGTTCTGGACGGCGACACGCAGGCCTTTTCGGTACTGGTCAAGCGCCATCAGGACTACCTGTTCGCCCTGCTTCGCCGGCACTTGCCCGTGTCGGAGGTGGCTGAAGCGGCCCAGGACTCCTTTGTGAAGGCTTTCGAGAAGCTTCACCAACTGCGCGTCCCGGAGTCTTTCCGAGCCTGGCTGTCGTCACTGGCGCTTAGAAGGGCCATTCGCTATTGGCGCGACGTGTCCGGCAGGCGTGAGGTCTCCATGGACATCGGCGGCCAGGACGACCACGATTGGCTGGAAGCCTTCATGTCCGAGGACTCCTGGCACCGCCACGACGAACTCGTCCGCAAGCGCGAGGCCAGCTCCGTGGTTACCTGGCTGCTCGGGCACGTGAAACCGGAAGACCGCATTGCGCTTGGTCTCTTTTACGCCGGGGATCACGAGATAACGGAAATCGCTGAAATGCTCGGCTGGAGCGTGGAGAAAGTGAAGGTTCGCTTGCACCGGGCTCGCAAGCTCATGGCCAAGGTCATGCAGGACGAATCTCGTCGAGGGGGAGAGTTATGA
- a CDS encoding amidohydrolase family protein, producing the protein MTLDIHTHAFHPKIAAKVLAQLEAHYGISPLGSGLVDDLLFRLDAAGIDRAAVHAAATAPAQVIPANNWAIELARTQPRIIPFGTIHPGFPDFEPELDRLERAGIKGIKIHADFQGFRLDDPALFPVLEAIRGRFVTLFHVGDRLPPAKNPSCPAKLAAIHRNFPGLTIVAAHLGGYLHWSEALDHLAGLDIYLDTSSSLPFIENGHLLAILDRHPAERVLFGSDYPLFDPGVELRRLISRLDLSSERLELMLTSGHALFDPA; encoded by the coding sequence GTGACGCTTGATATCCACACACACGCCTTCCACCCCAAGATCGCCGCAAAGGTCCTTGCCCAGTTGGAAGCCCACTACGGAATTTCGCCCCTTGGCTCAGGCTTGGTGGACGATTTGCTCTTCAGGCTTGATGCCGCCGGAATCGACCGCGCCGCGGTGCACGCCGCCGCCACAGCCCCGGCCCAAGTCATCCCGGCCAACAACTGGGCCATTGAGCTGGCTAGGACTCAACCGAGAATCATCCCATTCGGCACAATCCATCCCGGCTTCCCGGACTTCGAACCGGAACTGGACCGGCTGGAACGGGCGGGCATCAAGGGAATCAAGATCCATGCCGATTTCCAGGGTTTCAGGCTGGACGATCCGGCCCTTTTCCCGGTGCTTGAGGCCATCCGTGGCCGCTTCGTGACCCTGTTCCACGTGGGCGACCGCCTCCCCCCCGCCAAGAACCCCTCATGCCCGGCGAAGCTGGCCGCCATCCACCGGAACTTCCCGGGGCTCACCATCGTGGCCGCGCACCTGGGCGGCTATCTGCATTGGTCCGAAGCCCTTGATCACCTGGCTGGCCTGGACATCTACCTGGATACATCGTCCAGCCTTCCTTTCATCGAGAATGGCCATCTCCTGGCCATACTGGACCGGCACCCCGCCGAGAGGGTGCTTTTCGGCAGCGACTACCCTTTGTTCGATCCTGGAGTTGAGCTCAGAAGGCTCATTTCGCGCCTGGACCTTTCCAGCGAGCGTTTGGAACTGATGCTCACCTCAGGGCACGCTCTTTTTGACCCGGCCTGA
- the feoB gene encoding ferrous iron transport protein B has translation MSSYTVALAGNPNSGKSTLFNALTGARAHVGNYPGITVEKKVGQVRAGDAMLEVVDLPGTYSLTAYSAEELVARDFLVDERPQAVVDVVNAGALERNLYLAVQLLELGCPVVLGLNMMDEARKMGLRVDSKRLSKLLGCPVVELVARVGMGVGELGRAAAGLAAERQGSWKPMDISYGPDLDPALAEMTTKIMSKSLLTARYPARWVALKYLEGDDQVKEQGRLADPELASWLEARAQEVADHLRATLGTYPEAVVADYRYGFIASILKGGVVTRDDLGERIAVSDKIDLVLTHKLLGPILMLGVLYLVYQITFTLGKFPMEWLQAFFAWGGKAVEAGLPDGLLRSLLVDGIIAGVGGVMGFVPLVMLIFLLIAFLEDSGYMARIAYMLDRVFRIFGLHGCSVMPFIISGGIAGGCAVPGVMASRTLRSPKERIATILTAPFMTCGAKLPVFILLTSVFFPEKQAQAMFAMTLLGWAMALCVSWLVRSTVVKGESTPFVMELPPYRLPTWRGLGIHTWERTWQYIKKAGSMILAVSIVVWAAMTFPGPSEDKTAAFEAQKAEITAKIEALEAAEAKPEAPASEPEPDAAKDGNTKQEMAGDPEKTATPSAEADENSLEALKAKLEDLNKAQAAGALASSLAGRMGIALEPVSKWAGFDWRTNIALVGGFAAKEVIISTLGTAYSLGKVDKEDTAPLAEMLSAEGLSISAGLALMVFILLYSPCFPTVVAIGKETGSWKWSAFAITFNTVLAFLLASAIFQAGTKLFH, from the coding sequence ATTAGTTCCTACACCGTGGCCCTGGCCGGGAACCCAAACTCCGGAAAATCCACGCTTTTTAACGCCCTCACCGGCGCCCGGGCCCATGTGGGCAACTATCCCGGCATAACCGTGGAGAAAAAGGTCGGCCAGGTTCGCGCAGGGGACGCCATGCTCGAAGTGGTGGACCTTCCCGGAACGTATTCCCTCACCGCCTATTCCGCTGAAGAGCTTGTCGCGCGAGACTTCCTGGTGGACGAACGCCCCCAGGCCGTTGTGGACGTGGTTAACGCTGGTGCCTTGGAGCGCAACCTCTACTTGGCCGTACAGCTTCTGGAACTCGGCTGTCCGGTGGTGCTGGGCCTCAATATGATGGACGAGGCCCGCAAGATGGGCCTTAGGGTCGACTCCAAACGCCTGAGTAAGCTCTTGGGCTGCCCCGTGGTGGAACTGGTAGCCCGGGTGGGCATGGGTGTTGGCGAACTCGGCCGGGCAGCCGCCGGACTCGCCGCCGAGCGTCAGGGGAGCTGGAAACCCATGGACATCTCCTATGGCCCGGACCTTGATCCGGCCCTGGCCGAGATGACCACCAAGATCATGAGCAAGTCGCTGCTTACGGCCCGTTACCCCGCTCGCTGGGTCGCCCTCAAATACCTGGAGGGCGACGACCAGGTGAAGGAACAGGGACGCCTCGCCGATCCCGAGCTTGCCTCCTGGCTCGAGGCCAGGGCGCAGGAAGTGGCTGACCATCTCCGCGCCACCTTGGGCACCTACCCTGAAGCCGTGGTGGCCGACTACCGCTATGGCTTCATTGCCTCCATTCTCAAGGGAGGCGTGGTCACCCGGGACGACCTGGGCGAGCGTATCGCCGTGTCGGACAAGATAGATCTTGTCCTCACCCACAAATTGCTCGGCCCCATCCTCATGCTCGGGGTCTTGTACTTAGTATACCAGATCACATTCACATTGGGGAAATTCCCCATGGAGTGGCTCCAGGCTTTCTTCGCCTGGGGTGGCAAGGCCGTGGAGGCCGGGCTTCCGGACGGCCTGTTGCGGTCGCTCCTGGTGGACGGCATCATCGCTGGCGTGGGCGGCGTCATGGGGTTCGTGCCCCTGGTCATGCTGATCTTTCTGCTCATCGCCTTCCTGGAGGACTCCGGCTACATGGCCCGCATCGCCTACATGCTGGACCGGGTCTTCCGTATCTTTGGATTGCACGGCTGCTCGGTGATGCCCTTCATCATCTCCGGAGGCATCGCCGGTGGTTGCGCCGTGCCCGGGGTCATGGCCAGCCGGACGCTCAGAAGCCCCAAAGAGCGCATAGCAACCATACTCACAGCCCCGTTCATGACCTGCGGCGCCAAGCTGCCGGTGTTTATCCTATTAACGAGCGTATTCTTCCCGGAAAAACAAGCCCAGGCCATGTTCGCCATGACGCTTCTGGGCTGGGCCATGGCTTTGTGCGTCTCCTGGCTGGTGCGCTCCACCGTGGTGAAGGGTGAATCAACCCCCTTTGTCATGGAGCTGCCCCCGTACCGGCTCCCCACCTGGAGGGGCCTTGGCATCCACACCTGGGAGCGGACCTGGCAGTACATCAAAAAGGCCGGTTCCATGATCCTGGCCGTGTCCATCGTGGTCTGGGCGGCCATGACCTTCCCCGGCCCGTCCGAAGACAAAACCGCCGCTTTCGAAGCGCAGAAGGCAGAAATCACCGCCAAGATCGAAGCTCTCGAAGCGGCCGAAGCCAAACCGGAGGCCCCCGCTTCCGAACCTGAGCCGGATGCGGCCAAGGACGGCAACACCAAGCAAGAGATGGCCGGAGACCCGGAAAAGACAGCCACGCCCAGCGCGGAGGCCGATGAGAACTCGCTTGAGGCGCTCAAGGCCAAACTGGAGGATCTGAACAAAGCCCAGGCCGCCGGCGCCCTGGCATCGTCCCTGGCCGGCAGGATGGGAATTGCCCTGGAGCCGGTGTCCAAATGGGCCGGATTCGACTGGCGCACCAACATCGCCCTGGTGGGCGGTTTCGCGGCCAAGGAAGTCATCATTTCCACCCTGGGCACTGCGTACTCACTTGGCAAGGTGGACAAGGAAGACACCGCGCCCCTGGCCGAGATGCTCTCCGCCGAAGGGCTCAGCATCTCCGCTGGCCTGGCGCTCATGGTGTTCATCCTGCTCTACTCGCCGTGTTTCCCCACAGTTGTGGCCATAGGCAAGGAGACAGGCTCCTGGAAATGGTCGGCTTTCGCCATAACCTTCAACACCGTTCTCGCCTTCCTGCTGGCCTCTGCCATCTTCCAGGCCGGCACAAAACTGTTCCACTAG
- a CDS encoding ferredoxin, with translation MPKAYVDQDECIGCESCVEICSEAFHMTDEAKAEVLPGASGDEECIQEAMDTCPAECIHWEG, from the coding sequence ATGCCCAAAGCCTATGTCGATCAGGATGAATGTATCGGTTGCGAGTCCTGCGTGGAGATATGCTCCGAGGCTTTCCACATGACCGACGAGGCCAAGGCGGAAGTCCTGCCCGGCGCTTCCGGAGACGAAGAGTGCATCCAGGAGGCCATGGACACCTGCCCTGCGGAGTGCATTCACTGGGAGGGGTAA
- a CDS encoding universal stress protein yields MTPLEKHLLVTISEDINALFGLRYVYGFFSRRDLVRLTLFYVSPRVGDNTMSESVIPYCDAGEQPGFGKTCRKPPQALATARDWLLDMGFPAKRVSLKSAPAKLGTVKDIAAEAERGLYDAVVLGRRGLSWFDEIFDDSITHRLLWESITFPLWVCRNPMRHRKNVLLCVDGSDQSQRVADHVGFILRNEPEHSVTVFHNRAQSLPEGERIEDIMGQAGEILRQNGIEEERIDYLVKSSMDPADLILKQARQGEYAAVAVGRTGGKPTTRDNIFGTTSLTLLRKLEGSALWVSK; encoded by the coding sequence ATGACTCCGTTGGAAAAGCATTTGTTGGTGACCATCTCCGAGGACATCAACGCCCTATTCGGCCTTCGTTACGTCTACGGTTTCTTCAGCAGACGCGATCTGGTGCGCCTTACCCTCTTCTACGTTTCGCCCAGAGTCGGCGACAACACCATGTCCGAATCCGTCATCCCCTACTGCGACGCGGGGGAGCAGCCCGGTTTCGGCAAGACCTGCCGCAAGCCCCCCCAGGCCCTGGCCACGGCACGCGACTGGCTCCTGGACATGGGTTTTCCTGCCAAGAGGGTGTCGCTCAAGTCCGCCCCGGCCAAGCTCGGCACTGTCAAGGACATCGCGGCTGAGGCTGAAAGAGGTCTTTACGACGCAGTGGTGCTCGGACGCAGAGGGCTCTCCTGGTTTGACGAAATCTTCGACGATTCCATCACCCACCGTCTGCTCTGGGAGAGCATCACTTTTCCTCTCTGGGTTTGCAGAAACCCCATGCGCCACCGCAAGAACGTGCTCTTGTGCGTTGACGGCTCCGACCAATCTCAACGAGTGGCCGACCACGTGGGTTTCATTCTCCGCAACGAACCGGAGCATTCCGTCACCGTTTTCCACAACCGTGCCCAGAGCCTTCCCGAAGGCGAGCGCATTGAAGACATCATGGGCCAGGCGGGTGAAATTCTTCGTCAAAATGGCATCGAGGAGGAGCGCATCGATTATCTGGTGAAATCCTCCATGGATCCTGCGGATCTCATTCTCAAACAGGCCCGCCAAGGCGAATACGCCGCCGTGGCCGTGGGCCGCACCGGCGGAAAACCCACCACGCGCGACAACATCTTCGGCACCACCAGCCTTACCCTTTTGCGCAAGCTCGAGGGTTCCGCTCTCTGGGTTTCCAAATAA